The Chitinimonas sp. BJYL2 genome has a segment encoding these proteins:
- a CDS encoding DUF6883 domain-containing protein produces MQAKHRAYAFFFNANHPELGVFYGPPCTSKIVSSAQHRDLGIKSQVLRGDLLPHLMAYKISSVSTEVSPVKNSRFISQSMSADMGLYKLILCDFAESLSDDWHTVNTIEFPFELARKSIWTIVLPSITQEAAEAIDNQTKSFSPYLGATRIDTGNPIHIKLFSLIDGAYIEDGNLYCRSDYDREVGKSIADSYGANSKPILVDPEVFHANSPPSLKMSQPSKRGLLSASRLEGKSKLDHRQQLAVAILDYLQKNPDVEGVEFYAGENAEKLDFQCDENKVRNYLLNPEHPDGAPKAKFFTESLGITRNDWKYLSDQISGAMSKALIFRVKNSNFGINYGALIEIRGRNDRTAIIQTGWMVKSGEPPRLVTAYPHSEPVDADLEAPLQNIAPPELIGDAKWADIYRRAHEAGEKAAHLCTPIPMTLSDSPPIFAGMCGFAWVIVSDTRHGMAKWLKDNGIGRKNYKSGWAVPARPTPSKDDDWDIQSIEPKKAYAEAFGKVLLDNGIECKVDSRLD; encoded by the coding sequence ATGCAGGCAAAGCACAGAGCGTATGCATTCTTTTTTAATGCAAATCACCCAGAGCTGGGTGTTTTTTACGGTCCTCCATGCACGTCGAAGATTGTTTCGTCGGCCCAACACCGTGACTTGGGAATAAAGAGTCAAGTTTTACGCGGCGATTTATTGCCGCACTTGATGGCCTATAAAATCAGCTCAGTATCTACAGAAGTTTCTCCTGTTAAAAATTCCAGGTTTATTAGCCAAAGCATGTCTGCGGACATGGGACTGTACAAGCTAATACTATGTGACTTTGCAGAGTCATTGAGCGATGACTGGCATACCGTTAACACCATAGAATTTCCATTTGAACTAGCAAGAAAGTCTATATGGACTATTGTTCTTCCTTCCATAACGCAAGAAGCCGCCGAGGCAATCGACAACCAAACAAAATCGTTTAGCCCTTATCTTGGCGCCACCCGGATAGATACGGGCAACCCAATACACATAAAGCTTTTTTCATTAATTGATGGCGCATATATTGAAGACGGCAATTTGTATTGCAGGAGTGATTATGATCGCGAGGTAGGCAAATCCATTGCAGACTCATATGGTGCCAACTCCAAGCCGATACTAGTTGATCCAGAAGTATTCCATGCGAACTCACCTCCATCACTAAAAATGAGCCAACCATCTAAACGGGGGCTATTATCCGCATCTCGATTAGAAGGCAAGTCAAAACTAGACCACCGGCAGCAACTAGCCGTCGCGATTCTAGATTACTTGCAAAAAAATCCAGATGTCGAAGGGGTAGAATTCTATGCAGGAGAGAACGCTGAAAAATTGGATTTTCAATGCGATGAAAATAAAGTTAGAAATTATCTTCTCAATCCAGAGCACCCCGATGGCGCCCCCAAAGCAAAATTTTTTACAGAGTCTCTGGGTATCACACGAAATGACTGGAAGTATCTATCTGATCAAATATCGGGGGCCATGTCCAAGGCCTTAATATTTCGCGTAAAAAACAGTAATTTCGGAATAAATTATGGTGCTCTTATAGAGATCCGGGGTCGTAATGATCGAACGGCGATAATCCAAACAGGTTGGATGGTTAAAAGTGGAGAGCCTCCACGACTTGTGACAGCGTATCCTCACTCAGAGCCTGTTGATGCAGATCTTGAGGCGCCACTACAAAACATCGCACCCCCAGAATTAATTGGTGATGCCAAGTGGGCCGATATATATCGTAGAGCGCATGAGGCAGGAGAGAAAGCAGCACATTTATGCACTCCAATACCTATGACTCTAAGTGACAGTCCGCCAATATTCGCAGGCATGTGTGGTTTCGCTTGGGTTATTGTTTCAGACACTAGGCATGGTATGGCGAAGTGGCTGAAGGACAATGGGATAGGCCGGAAAAATTATAAATCCGGATGGGCTGTGCCCGCCCGACCGACACCAAGCAAGGATGACGATTGGGATATACAATCTATCGAGCCTAAAAAAGCGTACGCTGAAGCTTTTGGTAAAGTCCTCTTAGATAATGGTATCGAATGTAAAGTCGATAGTAGGTTGGACTAA
- a CDS encoding ABC transporter substrate-binding protein, producing MTTQQAANQQAVNEIWYTRCPVPTPLGLAAQLGWFREEFAPEQIAIQTLQETNDPALRESHYDHHLQNSFRQGGNVPAIWAKSRGADTVVIGLNWIDEFQGILSLPNSGIKTPADLKGKRLGLPVHHNSIDHGRAGAERGFAVTLQVGGLTEADATFVNIDAGQPGLPASTGGGGRRGGGYNAVIEALQRGDVDAVFVKGARGLETHHTSGTHLVYDIRQHPDPAVRANNGAPRPITVDRALLEKRPDLVKRFLNRIVDIADWSAAHPAETIAFIASESGSTDEWVRAAYGRDAHLHQGTTLDAWAIDALSNYKDFLLAHGYIPADFDVRAWIDPQPLAEVLAERRKLAA from the coding sequence ATGACTACCCAGCAAGCCGCCAACCAACAGGCCGTCAACGAAATCTGGTACACCCGCTGCCCCGTGCCCACCCCGCTGGGCCTCGCTGCCCAACTGGGCTGGTTCCGCGAAGAGTTCGCCCCCGAGCAAATCGCCATCCAGACTCTGCAAGAAACCAACGACCCGGCCCTGCGCGAATCGCACTACGACCACCACCTGCAAAACTCCTTCCGCCAGGGCGGCAACGTGCCCGCCATCTGGGCCAAGTCGCGCGGTGCCGATACGGTGGTGATCGGCCTGAACTGGATCGATGAATTCCAGGGCATCCTCAGTCTGCCGAATTCGGGCATCAAAACCCCGGCCGACCTCAAGGGCAAACGCCTGGGCCTGCCCGTGCACCACAACAGTATCGATCACGGCCGTGCCGGTGCCGAACGCGGCTTTGCCGTTACCCTGCAAGTCGGCGGGCTCACCGAGGCCGATGCCACCTTTGTGAACATCGACGCCGGCCAACCGGGCCTGCCGGCCTCCACCGGCGGCGGTGGCCGTCGCGGTGGCGGTTACAACGCCGTGATCGAAGCGCTGCAACGTGGCGACGTGGATGCCGTGTTCGTTAAAGGCGCCCGTGGCCTCGAAACCCACCACACCAGCGGCACCCACCTGGTCTACGACATCCGCCAGCACCCCGATCCGGCCGTGCGCGCGAACAACGGCGCCCCGCGCCCCATCACCGTCGACCGCGCCCTGCTGGAAAAGCGCCCCGATCTGGTCAAGCGCTTCCTCAACCGCATCGTCGATATCGCCGACTGGTCCGCCGCCCACCCGGCCGAAACCATCGCCTTCATCGCCAGCGAATCAGGCAGCACCGACGAATGGGTCCGCGCCGCCTACGGCCGCGACGCCCATCTGCACCAAGGCACCACCTTGGATGCCTGGGCGATTGATGCACTGAGCAACTACAAGGACTTCCTGCTGGCCCACGGCTACATCCCGGCAGACTTTGATGTGCGTGCGTGGATTGATCCGCAGCCGCTGGCCGAGGTGCTGGCGGAGCGGAGGAAGTTGGCGGCTTGA
- a CDS encoding TonB-dependent receptor, producing MAFPLSPLSRAVIIALGALSLTPSAYADTPAADAATEATTAESQTGAQAEVSDLGSVVVTAQRRSQKLQDVPVPITAISGDAVRDKQIVSSADVERLAPNLSGQATGGRSAKPRWFLRGIGTNDPNNNQEGPLGIYVDEVVIGLQTNQNFPVFDLERVEVLRGPQGTLWGKNNTGGAIHYISRKPQFNKEGYFRVGAGNYGTRNLEAAGNSELVSETVAVRGSVSYEKLDGWARNVVNDDYGPKLEDFAARVQLLANLGNGADLLVSLRTRQRDGGNLPGYLVGATSVNNVTTPNADGAIKQGGGSYIPPYGANPSTTSDFWAGEGNNEQQNHGGTIKLNFKLGANTLTAISARDYGDSDAYSSVGVPANTVIDRNSTLTTTSFSQTTHELRLTSPATGRLSWILGAYRFDQRADNYGQTARFAAGTTTEQYTSSSWLQNSQSTAVFGNFRFNIDAKNATTLGLRQTNEKKDITETTLTATDTAANKGIVDFPIANAWWQAGGTTGTGIVAPLTLFKANKANKFTWDLTQEHRVSPTLLAFGRVATGFRSGGFNQSIVNGAIIETQPETLTDYELGIKSSWLDGKVTANAALFYYDIKDLQLNIQQQVPGTTTTSAAGSSDGNIKGFELELDTQITDRLRVSNALGLLRSEYTNFIYKVGPTTLDASGNEFYRTPKVSYRLDVDYRVPLAGGYQLTLGSDWSYRSHIFHNATVQTDPNQETPAYWNGNARVSLQSPNKSWSANLYVTNITDQSQKVLSQIVNQRGVYPTNFAQPRRYGINFTTRW from the coding sequence ATGGCTTTCCCGCTTTCTCCTCTTTCCCGCGCTGTGATCATTGCACTGGGTGCTTTGTCGCTCACGCCTTCGGCCTATGCCGATACCCCCGCGGCCGATGCCGCCACCGAAGCCACCACGGCCGAATCCCAAACCGGCGCACAAGCCGAAGTGAGCGATCTGGGCAGCGTGGTGGTGACCGCTCAACGTCGCAGCCAAAAGCTGCAGGATGTTCCCGTGCCCATCACCGCCATCAGCGGTGATGCGGTGCGCGACAAACAGATTGTGTCGTCGGCCGATGTAGAACGGCTGGCACCGAACCTGTCGGGCCAGGCCACGGGCGGGCGCTCGGCCAAGCCGCGCTGGTTCTTGCGTGGCATTGGTACCAACGACCCGAACAACAACCAGGAAGGCCCGCTGGGCATTTACGTGGATGAGGTGGTGATCGGCCTGCAAACCAACCAGAACTTCCCCGTGTTTGATCTGGAGCGTGTGGAAGTGCTGCGCGGCCCGCAAGGCACCTTGTGGGGCAAGAACAATACGGGCGGCGCGATTCACTACATCAGCCGCAAGCCGCAGTTCAACAAGGAAGGCTACTTCCGCGTGGGTGCGGGCAACTACGGCACGCGTAATCTGGAGGCCGCGGGCAATAGCGAGCTGGTCAGCGAAACCGTGGCCGTGCGCGGCTCGGTGAGCTACGAAAAGCTCGATGGCTGGGCGCGCAATGTGGTGAATGACGATTACGGCCCCAAGCTCGAAGACTTTGCGGCCCGCGTGCAGTTGCTGGCCAATCTGGGCAATGGCGCAGATTTGCTGGTGAGCCTGCGCACCCGCCAGCGCGATGGCGGCAACCTGCCCGGTTATCTGGTGGGTGCCACCAGCGTGAACAATGTCACCACGCCTAATGCTGACGGTGCCATCAAGCAAGGCGGCGGCAGCTACATTCCGCCTTATGGCGCCAACCCCAGCACCACCAGCGATTTCTGGGCGGGCGAAGGGAACAACGAACAGCAGAACCACGGCGGCACGATCAAGCTTAACTTCAAGCTGGGCGCCAACACCCTCACCGCGATCAGCGCGCGTGATTATGGCGATAGCGATGCCTACAGCAGCGTAGGCGTGCCCGCCAACACGGTGATCGACCGCAACAGCACGCTCACCACCACCAGCTTCAGTCAGACCACACACGAGCTGCGCCTCACCTCGCCGGCTACCGGCCGCCTGAGCTGGATTCTGGGTGCTTACCGCTTTGACCAGCGTGCCGACAACTACGGCCAGACCGCGCGCTTTGCGGCCGGCACCACGACCGAGCAGTACACCAGCAGCTCGTGGCTGCAAAACTCGCAAAGCACGGCGGTATTCGGCAACTTCCGTTTCAATATCGACGCGAAGAACGCCACCACGCTGGGCCTGCGCCAGACCAATGAGAAGAAGGACATCACCGAAACCACGCTGACGGCCACCGATACCGCCGCCAACAAGGGCATCGTGGATTTCCCCATCGCCAACGCCTGGTGGCAGGCCGGTGGCACTACGGGTACGGGCATTGTTGCGCCGCTCACGCTGTTCAAGGCCAACAAGGCCAACAAGTTCACCTGGGATCTGACGCAGGAACACCGCGTATCGCCTACCTTGCTGGCCTTTGGCCGCGTAGCGACGGGTTTCCGCTCGGGCGGTTTCAATCAGTCCATCGTCAACGGCGCCATCATCGAAACCCAGCCCGAAACGCTCACCGATTACGAGCTGGGCATCAAATCGAGCTGGCTCGATGGCAAGGTCACCGCCAACGCCGCGCTGTTCTACTACGACATCAAAGACCTGCAACTGAACATCCAGCAGCAGGTGCCCGGCACCACCACAACCAGCGCCGCCGGCAGCTCGGACGGCAATATCAAGGGCTTTGAGCTGGAGCTGGACACGCAGATTACTGATCGCCTGCGCGTGAGCAATGCGCTGGGCCTGCTGCGCTCGGAATACACCAACTTCATCTACAAGGTAGGCCCGACCACGCTGGACGCCAGCGGCAACGAGTTCTACCGCACACCCAAAGTGTCGTACCGGCTGGATGTGGATTACCGCGTACCGCTGGCAGGCGGCTACCAGCTCACGCTGGGTAGCGACTGGTCGTACCGCAGCCACATCTTCCACAACGCTACGGTGCAAACCGACCCGAACCAGGAAACCCCGGCTTACTGGAACGGCAATGCCCGCGTGAGCCTGCAAAGCCCCAACAAGAGCTGGTCGGCCAATCTGTACGTCACCAACATCACTGATCAGAGCCAGAAGGTGCTTTCGCAGATCGTGAATCAGCGTGGCGTGTACCCCACCAACTTTGCCCAGCCGCGCCGCTACGGCATCAACTTCACCACTCGCTGGTGA
- the ssuE gene encoding NADPH-dependent FMN reductase has protein sequence MKITILAGSPSATSRSAALLAHTAKQLSERGYTVRTLDVRDFPPEDLVLARFDQPSIKALQAAVAEADGLVVGTPVYKAAYSGALKLLLDLLPERALAGKVVLPIATGGSPAHMLAVDYALKPVLSALNVKETLQGVYAIDKQIRWLDGGGVELDAELDERIERALAQFSQSLGERIPPLLGEHVLSERIQARQLAI, from the coding sequence ATGAAAATCACCATTCTGGCCGGCAGCCCCAGCGCGACATCCCGCTCTGCTGCCTTGCTGGCCCATACCGCCAAACAGCTGAGCGAACGCGGTTACACCGTGCGCACGCTGGATGTACGCGATTTTCCGCCGGAGGACCTGGTACTGGCGCGGTTTGACCAACCCAGCATCAAGGCCCTGCAAGCCGCCGTGGCCGAGGCTGACGGGCTGGTGGTGGGCACGCCGGTTTACAAGGCTGCGTATTCGGGCGCGCTCAAGCTGCTGCTTGATCTGCTGCCCGAGCGCGCACTGGCCGGCAAGGTGGTGTTGCCCATCGCCACCGGCGGTTCACCCGCCCACATGCTGGCGGTGGATTACGCGCTCAAGCCGGTGTTGTCGGCACTGAACGTGAAAGAAACCCTGCAGGGCGTGTACGCCATCGACAAACAGATCCGCTGGCTAGACGGCGGCGGCGTGGAGCTCGACGCCGAACTCGACGAGCGCATCGAGCGGGCACTGGCGCAGTTCAGCCAGAGCCTGGGCGAGCGCATTCCCCCACTGCTGGGCGAGCACGTGCTCAGCGAACGCATCCAGGCCCGACAACTGGCCATCTGA
- a CDS encoding molybdopterin-binding protein: MSKISSINPRNQFRGRVAEILEGDILSEVDVQTPSGVVTSVITTRSLKQLELQVGSEVIAFVKATEVSIAKL; the protein is encoded by the coding sequence ATGAGCAAGATCAGCTCCATCAACCCCCGCAACCAGTTCCGTGGCCGCGTGGCCGAAATCCTCGAAGGCGACATCCTCTCGGAAGTGGATGTACAAACGCCCTCGGGCGTGGTCACCTCGGTCATCACCACGCGCTCGCTCAAGCAGCTGGAGTTGCAAGTGGGCAGCGAGGTGATTGCCTTTGTGAAAGCGACGGAAGTCTCGATCGCCAAGCTGTAA
- a CDS encoding methyl-accepting chemotaxis protein translates to MRISHKLALAFAALVAFVIAMGVVGVGSLSALDRAVGGVTHDALPGVRYSGAIRAEVIDFRNRETQFLIAKDAEEIKEVAGRLGKNLDNLKKFEDEYAKVVSSDEEKALFAEYQSQLANYQASHKAFRQVVEGGDRDAAIAFFRNEGRKAFRTFLPTVDKLVEFNIESAAKLSKAAEDDYSAGRSRLIAIVVMVTLLAVVLSFFIVRGIAGQLYRLSGTIREIQRDLDFTRRVGVDGNDEVSETARAFNSLAESVQGVLKSADRTSGQLINMVQDLTASAQQVSDGSRQQSDAASSMAAAVEQLSTSISHLADSAREAMTHSVEAEHHAEDGGKVIENAVREMTAIAVVIKDAAAAIQQLDQRSAEIGSIVQVIREVADQTNLLALNAAIEAARAGEQGRGFAVVADEVRKLAERTTAATSEIATKIAGIQQSAQQSVVTMSGAVQRVAIGVDLAQAAGQTVGTITSDAHLVEGQVQTITSALKEQDQAGHQIAAAVEQIANMVERNSTAAAQTSAHANELATIAGAMRQEIARFRA, encoded by the coding sequence ATGCGTATTTCACACAAGTTGGCGCTGGCGTTTGCCGCGCTGGTCGCATTTGTCATCGCCATGGGCGTGGTGGGCGTCGGCTCATTGTCGGCGCTGGATCGTGCGGTGGGCGGTGTCACGCATGATGCACTGCCGGGTGTGCGTTACTCGGGTGCCATTCGTGCCGAGGTCATCGACTTCCGTAACCGCGAAACCCAGTTCCTGATCGCCAAAGATGCCGAAGAGATCAAGGAAGTAGCCGGCCGGCTGGGCAAGAACCTCGATAACCTGAAGAAGTTCGAGGACGAATACGCCAAGGTAGTCAGCTCGGATGAAGAGAAGGCACTGTTCGCCGAGTACCAATCGCAACTGGCCAACTACCAGGCTTCGCACAAGGCATTCCGGCAGGTAGTAGAAGGTGGCGATCGCGATGCGGCCATTGCCTTCTTCCGCAACGAGGGCCGCAAAGCCTTCCGTACCTTCCTGCCCACCGTGGACAAGCTGGTCGAATTCAATATCGAGTCCGCGGCCAAACTCTCCAAGGCCGCAGAAGACGACTACAGCGCTGGCCGTAGCCGCCTGATCGCCATTGTGGTGATGGTGACGCTGCTGGCCGTGGTGCTGTCGTTCTTCATCGTGCGCGGCATTGCCGGGCAGTTGTACCGTCTCTCCGGCACCATCCGCGAAATCCAGCGCGATCTGGATTTCACCCGCCGCGTGGGGGTGGATGGCAACGACGAGGTCTCCGAAACCGCGCGTGCCTTCAATAGTTTGGCCGAAAGCGTGCAAGGGGTGCTCAAGAGCGCAGACCGCACCAGTGGCCAGCTGATCAACATGGTGCAAGACCTTACCGCCTCGGCCCAGCAGGTATCCGATGGCTCGCGCCAGCAAAGCGATGCCGCGAGCAGCATGGCTGCCGCCGTGGAGCAGCTGTCAACCAGTATCAGCCACCTGGCAGATAGCGCCCGCGAAGCGATGACGCACTCGGTGGAAGCCGAGCACCATGCCGAAGACGGCGGCAAGGTCATCGAAAACGCCGTGCGCGAAATGACCGCGATTGCCGTGGTGATCAAAGACGCTGCTGCGGCCATTCAGCAACTGGATCAACGCTCGGCCGAGATCGGCAGCATTGTGCAAGTGATCCGCGAAGTGGCCGACCAGACCAACCTGCTTGCCCTCAACGCCGCTATCGAAGCCGCCCGCGCTGGCGAGCAAGGCCGCGGCTTTGCCGTGGTGGCCGACGAAGTGCGCAAACTGGCCGAACGTACCACCGCCGCCACCAGCGAAATCGCCACCAAGATCGCCGGTATCCAGCAATCTGCCCAGCAATCGGTGGTGACGATGAGCGGTGCCGTGCAGCGTGTTGCCATTGGGGTTGATCTGGCGCAAGCCGCCGGACAAACCGTGGGCACCATCACCAGCGACGCCCATCTGGTGGAAGGTCAGGTACAAACGATCACCAGTGCCCTCAAGGAGCAGGATCAGGCTGGTCACCAGATTGCGGCAGCGGTGGAACAGATTGCCAATATGGTGGAGCGCAACAGCACCGCCGCTGCACAAACCAGTGCGCATGCCAACGAGCTGGCCACGATTGCGGGAGCGATGCGGCAAGAGATTGCGCGGTTCCGGGCTTGA
- a CDS encoding LLM class flavin-dependent oxidoreductase → MSQPPRQLKLGVFFTRFGHHQSAWRQPEAPHAGNPDFAYWAKLALLAEQAKFDTVFIADFVGRSPKALHKQARSDKRYDFEPITFMSALAAITSRIGLVATVNTNFNEPYNVARKFASLDHISGGRAAWNVVSSLQDSAARSFGLDDTLSHAERYERAGEFLDLTRKLWDSWDDGAFDNANPATGQFFDPASAHPVDHTGKYFRSDSLLDVARPLQGYPVLVQAGNSDTGREFAAQYAEMTYASAQRLDVAQEYYRDVKSRLAKYGRAPEDIVITPGLSPIIGRTEEEAREKLQRLQDAVDFSNGVQLGGVDLSAYPLDGPVPDLPETENGKGRLQQLLDRARRDNLTIRQAVLQFSVFRGHNLVVGTASQVADVIEEWFNNEAADGFNLIPPQIPTGFEDFVRDVVPELQRRGLFRTEYTGTTLREHLGLRRPHSQHRLPQLRAA, encoded by the coding sequence GCAACCCGGATTTTGCCTACTGGGCCAAGCTGGCGCTGCTGGCAGAACAGGCCAAGTTCGATACCGTGTTCATCGCCGATTTCGTCGGCCGTTCGCCCAAGGCGCTGCACAAGCAGGCGCGCAGCGACAAGCGTTATGACTTCGAACCCATCACCTTCATGTCGGCACTGGCGGCCATTACCAGCCGCATCGGCCTGGTCGCCACGGTGAACACCAACTTCAACGAGCCCTACAACGTGGCCCGCAAGTTCGCCTCGCTCGATCACATCAGCGGCGGCCGCGCCGCGTGGAATGTGGTGTCGTCCTTGCAGGACAGCGCAGCCCGCAGTTTTGGCCTCGACGACACGCTGAGCCACGCCGAGCGCTATGAGCGCGCCGGCGAATTCCTCGATCTGACGCGCAAGCTCTGGGATAGCTGGGACGATGGTGCGTTCGACAATGCCAACCCCGCCACCGGCCAGTTTTTCGACCCGGCCTCGGCGCACCCGGTGGACCACACAGGCAAGTACTTCCGCTCCGATTCGCTGCTGGATGTCGCCCGCCCGCTGCAGGGCTACCCGGTGCTGGTGCAGGCCGGCAATTCCGATACCGGCCGCGAGTTTGCCGCGCAGTATGCCGAGATGACCTACGCCTCCGCTCAGCGGCTGGATGTGGCGCAGGAGTACTACCGCGATGTGAAGAGCCGCCTTGCCAAATATGGCCGCGCGCCGGAGGACATCGTGATCACGCCGGGCCTCTCGCCCATCATCGGCCGCACCGAAGAAGAAGCGCGCGAGAAACTCCAACGCCTGCAAGACGCCGTCGATTTCTCCAACGGCGTGCAGCTCGGTGGCGTGGACCTGAGCGCTTATCCGCTCGACGGCCCGGTGCCTGATCTGCCCGAAACCGAAAACGGCAAAGGCCGCCTGCAGCAGCTGCTCGACCGCGCCCGCCGCGACAATCTGACCATCCGCCAGGCCGTGCTGCAGTTCAGCGTCTTTCGGGGACACAACCTCGTCGTGGGTACCGCCAGCCAGGTGGCGGATGTGATCGAGGAGTGGTTCAACAACGAAGCCGCCGACGGCTTCAACCTGATCCCGCCGCAAATCCCCACCGGTTTCGAAGACTTTGTGCGTGACGTGGTGCCCGAGTTGCAACGCCGCGGCCTGTTCCGCACCGAGTACACGGGCACGACGCTGCGTGAGCACCTGGGTCTGCGCCGGCCACACAGCCAGCACCGCTTGCCGCAATTGCGGGCTGCCTGA